In Thermoplasmata archaeon, a single genomic region encodes these proteins:
- a CDS encoding HAD-IC family P-type ATPase translates to MAVQKWYALNAETVVKSLDSSEKGLTSEEVKKRLAKFGPNALPEEERTSMFKIFLHQFASPLIYLLLVGGAIALILSEFVDAFVIFLVVVLNAVIGYIQESKAEQSIRTLQKMVVPKARVIRNGREIVISSEEVVPGDIVIISSGSKVPADMRLVEALELKINEAMLTGESYPVEKKTEPIIVENLALGDQKNMAFMGTVVVHGRGKGVVVATGSATVLGGIARSLKEVRTGDIPLQKKISDFTKKLGILVMGAVTILFVYGILTGRTFKEMLLTSIATIVATIPEGLPVVVTIALAIGVAKMAKRNAIIRKLPSVETLGSTTVICSDKTGTLTKNEMTVKKVYAGGKIYDITGSGYNLEGKILSDGKRVNPDSEEYLRIVLKIGILCNESNLKEDNGNYTVDGDPTEGALLIAAMKAGLKLDAERQKSPLLSIVPFESERGYMATLHKEENENVIYIKGAPEKVLAFCERDCSGKDVEGEKIVRITEEFARNGLRVLAFAYAHVPGTVTKISDELLSSLLRKNFVFAGLQGMIDPPRPEAIEAVKGCRRAGIRVVMITGDHAITAKAIAEMLEIGGKEAKVLTGAELDKMSDDELFRVVEEVSVYARVSPHHKLRITEQLKKHGHIVAMTGDGVNDAPALKAAHVGVAMGKSGTDAAREAADIVLTDDNFATIFNAVREGRVVFDNIRKVVFFLIPTGLAAVLSILFAMMLNLPIPYIAVQLIWINIVTNGLQDVALAFEPGEKDVVERPPNNPKEPIMNDVLIARTIIVGTLISIGVILVFQIALAKGDNIEHARTLAVTTMVFFQFFQVWNSRSEWESIFRIPVLSNKFLFFSLMGAVIAQLALIYFQPFQAVFKTTALSLSDWLIVLLVSSTVIAVVEIDKGIRRIMKRSKVVTLK, encoded by the coding sequence ATGGCTGTACAAAAATGGTATGCGTTAAATGCAGAGACAGTTGTAAAGAGTTTAGACTCCTCTGAAAAAGGCCTCACATCGGAAGAAGTAAAGAAGAGACTAGCTAAGTTTGGTCCAAATGCACTACCAGAAGAAGAAAGGACTAGCATGTTCAAAATTTTTCTGCATCAGTTTGCAAGCCCTCTTATCTATCTCCTCCTCGTAGGGGGTGCAATCGCTCTTATTCTCTCTGAGTTTGTGGACGCTTTTGTGATTTTTCTTGTTGTAGTATTGAATGCAGTCATTGGATATATCCAGGAATCGAAGGCAGAGCAGAGCATAAGGACCTTGCAGAAAATGGTGGTTCCAAAAGCTAGAGTAATAAGAAACGGGCGAGAGATTGTGATTTCAAGCGAGGAAGTTGTTCCTGGGGACATCGTTATCATTTCTTCTGGCAGCAAAGTTCCGGCAGATATGCGGCTGGTTGAGGCATTAGAATTGAAAATTAATGAAGCGATGCTCACTGGTGAATCCTACCCGGTGGAGAAAAAAACAGAGCCAATTATTGTAGAAAATTTAGCTCTGGGAGACCAGAAGAACATGGCCTTCATGGGCACGGTAGTGGTACATGGGAGAGGGAAGGGCGTTGTGGTCGCCACAGGGAGTGCTACGGTGCTCGGAGGCATTGCTAGAAGTTTAAAGGAGGTAAGAACTGGAGATATTCCGTTGCAGAAAAAAATCTCAGATTTTACCAAGAAGCTTGGGATCCTAGTCATGGGGGCAGTCACTATTCTCTTTGTATATGGGATTCTCACTGGGAGAACATTTAAGGAAATGCTCCTCACTTCAATTGCCACAATTGTAGCTACAATCCCTGAGGGTTTGCCTGTAGTGGTAACAATAGCTCTAGCAATAGGTGTGGCAAAGATGGCAAAAAGAAATGCAATTATCAGAAAACTTCCATCTGTGGAAACTCTCGGGAGCACTACGGTGATTTGTTCTGACAAAACAGGCACATTAACGAAAAATGAGATGACGGTGAAAAAAGTGTATGCGGGCGGTAAAATCTATGATATCACTGGAAGCGGGTATAATCTTGAGGGAAAAATTTTGAGCGATGGGAAGAGGGTGAATCCAGATAGCGAAGAGTACTTGAGAATCGTTTTGAAAATTGGTATACTCTGCAACGAATCAAATCTGAAGGAGGATAATGGAAACTATACAGTGGATGGAGACCCAACGGAAGGGGCGCTGTTAATCGCAGCTATGAAAGCAGGACTGAAGCTGGATGCAGAAAGACAAAAATCGCCACTGCTCTCTATAGTTCCATTTGAGTCAGAGAGAGGATACATGGCTACCCTTCATAAAGAGGAGAATGAGAATGTGATATACATCAAAGGTGCACCAGAGAAAGTGCTGGCCTTTTGTGAAAGGGATTGTAGCGGAAAGGATGTGGAGGGAGAAAAAATTGTGAGAATAACTGAGGAATTTGCAAGAAATGGATTGAGAGTGCTAGCATTCGCATATGCACATGTACCTGGGACAGTAACGAAGATTTCAGACGAGTTGCTCAGTTCTTTACTGAGAAAGAACTTCGTGTTTGCTGGACTACAGGGAATGATCGACCCTCCAAGACCTGAAGCAATCGAGGCGGTAAAAGGATGCAGAAGAGCAGGGATTAGAGTAGTGATGATTACTGGTGACCATGCAATCACAGCCAAAGCAATTGCAGAGATGCTAGAGATTGGAGGTAAGGAGGCAAAGGTACTCACTGGGGCCGAGCTGGATAAAATGAGTGATGATGAACTGTTCAGAGTAGTAGAAGAAGTGTCAGTTTATGCAAGGGTTTCTCCACATCACAAATTGAGAATAACTGAGCAACTCAAGAAGCATGGACACATAGTGGCGATGACTGGTGATGGTGTGAATGATGCACCTGCTTTGAAAGCCGCTCATGTAGGAGTAGCTATGGGCAAATCTGGCACGGATGCTGCTAGAGAGGCAGCCGACATTGTGCTCACAGACGACAATTTTGCAACCATTTTCAATGCCGTAAGGGAGGGAAGAGTCGTGTTCGACAACATAAGAAAGGTTGTGTTTTTCCTGATTCCCACAGGCTTAGCGGCCGTGCTCTCAATCCTTTTTGCAATGATGCTTAACTTACCGATTCCTTATATTGCAGTCCAGTTAATCTGGATAAATATAGTGACAAATGGACTCCAAGATGTTGCTCTGGCTTTCGAGCCGGGGGAAAAGGATGTCGTTGAGAGACCACCCAATAATCCAAAAGAGCCAATAATGAATGATGTGCTAATTGCCAGAACGATTATTGTGGGAACCCTCATTTCAATTGGAGTTATCCTCGTGTTCCAGATTGCTTTAGCTAAGGGTGACAACATAGAGCACGCCAGAACCTTAGCAGTCACAACAATGGTATTCTTCCAGTTTTTCCAGGTGTGGAATTCACGCTCTGAGTGGGAAAGCATTTTCAGAATACCTGTATTAAGCAATAAATTCCTCTTTTTCAGTTTGATGGGTGCTGTGATTGCTCAACTAGCACTAATCTACTTCCAACCATTTCAAGCTGTGTTCAAAACTACTGCTCTTTCGTTAAGT